Proteins encoded in a region of the Streptomyces liliiviolaceus genome:
- a CDS encoding amidohydrolase, translating to MHLDALFTNGRFTTLDADRPTAHTLGVFGGRIVGLDEEVAGCTADRVHDLGGAPAVPGFNDAHQHLSMRGRRLLELDLHARTVPTLDALYAAVRERAARLGPDEWLFGAGYDQNKIGAHPTAEALDEAAQGRPVWLEHVSCHMGVGNTAAFTRAGFTDRLGVPDIDGGHVERDPDGRAVGLLQETAQHLVTRAFRPSPLDSVVAAIKAGNDQGVSEGITSLTEPGIAAAEHVGHGPADLHAFHRAVQEGALSIRTTVMPYMTVLHDMGAVGDGDTWFGLDLGLRSGFGDDRLKIGATKIATDGSLIGRSAHMCCGYQDEPDNVGFLQFDEQWLHRTITEAHRCGWQIAAHAIGDAAIDVVLDAFEAAQAAHPRRDARHRIEHFAVASDKQVRRLVDNGVVPVPQGRFVSEIGDGMITALGPERAELCYRMRSLLDAGAVLPGSSDAPVAHGSPLLGIHDMVNRRTAGGAPLAPAEALTPEQALYAYTVGSAYAEHADDRKGRLSRGMLADFAVLSDDLLAVDPQRIDTLSVGATVIGGAVVHDTGALSG from the coding sequence ATGCACTTGGACGCACTGTTCACCAACGGCCGTTTCACCACGCTCGACGCGGACCGGCCCACCGCACACACCCTCGGGGTCTTCGGGGGCCGGATCGTCGGCCTCGACGAAGAGGTCGCCGGCTGTACCGCCGACCGGGTCCACGACCTGGGCGGAGCCCCGGCGGTGCCCGGCTTCAACGACGCCCACCAGCACCTGAGCATGCGAGGCCGCCGCCTCCTCGAACTCGACCTGCACGCGCGGACCGTCCCCACCCTCGACGCCCTCTACGCCGCCGTACGCGAGCGGGCGGCACGGCTGGGCCCCGACGAGTGGCTCTTCGGCGCGGGCTACGACCAGAACAAGATCGGCGCCCACCCCACGGCCGAAGCCCTGGACGAAGCGGCCCAGGGGCGCCCCGTGTGGCTGGAGCACGTCTCCTGCCACATGGGCGTGGGCAACACCGCGGCCTTCACCCGCGCCGGCTTCACCGACCGGCTGGGTGTCCCCGACATCGACGGCGGCCATGTCGAACGCGACCCGGACGGCAGGGCGGTCGGCCTGCTCCAGGAAACCGCCCAGCACCTGGTGACCCGGGCGTTCCGCCCCTCGCCCCTCGACTCGGTCGTCGCCGCAATCAAGGCAGGCAACGACCAGGGCGTGAGCGAGGGCATCACCAGCCTCACCGAGCCGGGCATCGCCGCCGCCGAACACGTCGGACACGGCCCCGCCGACCTGCACGCCTTCCACCGGGCCGTCCAGGAAGGCGCACTGAGCATCCGTACCACGGTCATGCCCTACATGACCGTCCTGCACGACATGGGAGCCGTCGGTGACGGTGACACCTGGTTCGGGCTGGACCTGGGCCTGCGCAGCGGATTCGGCGACGACCGACTGAAGATCGGCGCCACCAAGATCGCCACGGACGGCTCGCTCATCGGCCGCTCGGCACACATGTGCTGCGGCTACCAGGACGAACCCGACAACGTCGGCTTCCTCCAGTTCGACGAACAGTGGCTGCACCGCACGATCACCGAGGCGCACCGGTGCGGCTGGCAGATCGCCGCCCACGCCATCGGGGACGCCGCCATCGACGTCGTCCTGGACGCCTTCGAGGCCGCGCAGGCCGCCCATCCGCGCCGGGACGCGCGCCACCGCATCGAGCACTTCGCCGTCGCCTCCGACAAGCAGGTCCGCCGTCTGGTGGACAACGGCGTCGTCCCCGTCCCGCAGGGGCGCTTCGTCTCCGAGATCGGCGACGGAATGATCACCGCGCTGGGTCCCGAACGCGCCGAACTCTGCTACCGCATGCGCAGCCTCCTGGACGCCGGGGCCGTCCTTCCCGGCAGCAGTGACGCCCCGGTCGCGCACGGCAGCCCGCTGCTCGGCATCCACGACATGGTCAACCGCCGTACCGCGGGCGGCGCCCCGCTGGCCCCCGCCGAGGCGCTCACCCCCGAACAGGCCCTGTACGCCTACACCGTGGGCTCCGCCTACGCCGAACACGCCGACGACCGCAAGGGCCGCCTCTCCCGCGGCATGCTGGCGGACTTCGCCGTCCTCTCGGACGACCTGCTGGCCGTCGACCCGCAGCGGATCGACACCCTGTCCGTCGGTGCCACGGTGATCGGCGGAGCCGTGGTCCACGACACCGGCGCCCTGTCCGGGTAG
- a CDS encoding MFS transporter — MPQTTSTAGRKARQATTASFIGTAVEWYDFYIYGTATALVFGKLFFPTASPTAGTLAAFATFWVGFLARPLGGLIFGHIGDRVGRKNVLVTTLVLMGTATTLIGLLPTYATIGAAAPVLLVLLRAVQGIAVGGEWGGAVLMATENAEHKRRGFAGMWVQQGSPAGSILATLVFIAVGNLPDDAFMTWGWRVPFLLSAVLVIIGLVIRLKVTESTDFEKARQQEDATPKIPVVELFRTSRVLVLLGVGASAMGISSAYFTNTFVLSWATSDLGVHRQTMLDILLILAVLQFLWQPLAALLAQRVGTVRVMAGALIANIVVAVPMFLLIATRNSTLIGVGLALGVLTGCSYYALLAGFLSQAFPVKVRYTGVSLAYQLCSTIIGGSTPFVAQWLLTRGAGHWPVVGYYITLLLLTTVCVLALARYRSGPRDDTSGTDARERESLPTVA; from the coding sequence ATGCCCCAGACCACATCCACCGCCGGCCGCAAAGCCAGACAGGCCACCACCGCGTCCTTCATCGGGACCGCCGTCGAGTGGTACGACTTCTACATCTACGGCACCGCCACCGCCCTGGTGTTCGGCAAGCTGTTCTTCCCCACCGCCAGTCCCACCGCCGGCACCCTCGCGGCCTTCGCCACCTTCTGGGTCGGCTTCCTGGCCCGCCCGCTGGGCGGACTGATCTTCGGCCACATCGGTGACCGCGTGGGACGCAAGAACGTCCTCGTCACCACCCTCGTCCTGATGGGGACCGCCACCACCCTCATCGGCCTGCTGCCCACCTACGCCACCATCGGCGCCGCCGCACCGGTCCTGCTCGTCCTGCTCCGCGCCGTACAGGGCATCGCGGTCGGCGGCGAATGGGGTGGCGCGGTGCTCATGGCCACCGAGAACGCCGAGCACAAGCGCCGCGGCTTCGCGGGCATGTGGGTCCAGCAGGGCTCGCCGGCCGGGTCCATCCTGGCCACCCTCGTCTTCATCGCCGTCGGAAACCTGCCCGACGACGCCTTCATGACGTGGGGCTGGCGCGTCCCCTTCCTGCTCTCCGCCGTGCTGGTGATCATCGGTCTGGTGATCCGGCTGAAGGTCACCGAGTCCACCGACTTCGAGAAGGCCAGGCAGCAGGAGGACGCCACCCCGAAGATTCCCGTGGTCGAGCTGTTCCGCACCTCCCGCGTGCTGGTCCTGCTCGGTGTGGGTGCCAGCGCCATGGGCATCTCGTCCGCCTACTTCACCAACACCTTCGTGCTGTCCTGGGCCACCAGCGACCTGGGCGTGCACCGGCAGACCATGCTCGACATCCTGCTGATCCTCGCCGTTCTGCAGTTCCTGTGGCAGCCGCTCGCGGCACTCCTCGCCCAGCGCGTGGGAACGGTACGGGTGATGGCGGGCGCCCTGATCGCCAACATCGTCGTCGCGGTGCCGATGTTCCTCCTGATCGCCACCCGCAACAGCACACTGATCGGGGTGGGGCTGGCCCTGGGCGTGCTCACCGGATGCAGCTACTACGCGCTGCTGGCCGGCTTCCTGTCCCAGGCGTTCCCGGTCAAGGTCCGCTACACCGGCGTCTCCCTGGCCTACCAGCTGTGCAGCACGATCATCGGCGGCTCCACCCCCTTCGTCGCCCAGTGGCTGCTCACCCGGGGCGCGGGCCACTGGCCGGTGGTCGGCTACTACATCACGCTCCTGCTGCTGACCACCGTCTGCGTGCTGGCCCTGGCCCGGTACCGCTCGGGCCCCCGCGACGACACCTCGGGGACCGACGCCCGTGAGCGGGAGAGCCTCCCCACCGTCGCGTAG
- a CDS encoding LysR family transcriptional regulator → MELRVLRYFLAVVDTGSMTAAAARVHVAQPSVSRQLRSLERELGAELLRRTSTGVQLTAAGRRFVPVARDLTLRAAQGTELLQAVSGQSPLQFRVACPNSTITHLIAPYVAELGGPFTDARGCEPDQVYERLLAGDVDIGISTGPPPGGMAARRLGGRRISAQMPASHPIAQEGGGDLELASLLAHPVIVSSRASAVRRALDTTLYEQSTPLRPAFEPQSEAMAQALAAAGHGVCVVVDHPQFDLSVRPLTGQGRPLAISLYAGWDPDHYAHEEIDAAVRQLSSWLTANDGGRKPGSRRPRAAPDAPHHD, encoded by the coding sequence ATGGAACTGCGGGTCCTGCGGTATTTCCTGGCGGTGGTGGACACCGGCTCGATGACGGCCGCCGCCGCGCGCGTCCATGTGGCCCAGCCCTCCGTCTCGCGGCAGTTGCGCTCCCTCGAACGGGAACTGGGCGCGGAGCTGCTCCGGCGCACCAGCACGGGGGTGCAGCTCACGGCGGCCGGACGCCGCTTCGTACCCGTGGCCAGGGATCTCACGCTGCGCGCCGCGCAGGGCACGGAGCTGCTTCAGGCCGTGTCCGGGCAGAGCCCGCTCCAGTTCCGCGTGGCCTGCCCCAACTCCACCATCACGCACCTCATCGCCCCGTACGTCGCCGAGCTCGGCGGCCCCTTCACCGACGCCCGGGGCTGCGAGCCGGACCAGGTGTACGAGCGACTGCTGGCCGGGGACGTCGACATCGGCATCTCCACCGGTCCGCCGCCCGGCGGCATGGCGGCGCGGCGGCTGGGGGGCCGTCGGATCAGTGCCCAGATGCCCGCCTCGCACCCCATCGCCCAGGAGGGCGGCGGCGACCTGGAGCTGGCGAGTCTGCTCGCCCACCCGGTCATCGTCAGCAGCCGGGCCAGCGCCGTACGGCGCGCCCTCGACACCACCCTGTACGAGCAGAGCACACCGCTGAGGCCCGCCTTCGAGCCGCAGTCCGAGGCCATGGCGCAGGCCCTGGCCGCCGCGGGCCACGGCGTCTGCGTCGTCGTCGACCATCCGCAGTTCGACCTGAGCGTGCGCCCTCTGACCGGCCAGGGCCGTCCGCTGGCCATCTCGCTGTACGCCGGCTGGGACCCCGATCACTACGCGCACGAGGAGATCGACGCGGCCGTACGGCAGCTGTCGAGCTGGCTCACGGCCAACGACGGCGGCCGGAAGCCCGGCAGCCGCCGCCCTCGTGCTGCTCCCGATGCGCCTCATCACGACTGA
- a CDS encoding enoyl-CoA hydratase/isomerase family protein: MGGITLDRDGDVAIVRFDRPAKLNALTLAMYDELGAAFAEVRDNDAFAVAVLTGSGDRAFCVGADLTESIPALAEGRFDISRWDAAHQKHTSLFKPVIAAVNGLCLGGGFEIMLSTDIRIAADTAQFGLPESGVGVVPAGGTLTRLTRQIPYAWAMELMLQGDRVTAEQALRYGLLNEVVPAADLLDAALHRAHRLATRSGTALRTIKEAVLRLGDLPQDQAFHSEALYGQKAFTSPDAREGLSAFTERREPDFPSRPRP, translated from the coding sequence ATGGGCGGCATCACCCTCGACAGGGACGGCGACGTCGCGATCGTGCGCTTCGACCGCCCGGCGAAGCTCAACGCCCTCACCCTCGCGATGTACGACGAACTCGGCGCGGCCTTCGCCGAGGTCCGCGACAACGACGCGTTCGCCGTCGCGGTCCTCACCGGCAGCGGCGACCGGGCCTTCTGCGTGGGCGCCGACCTCACCGAGTCCATCCCGGCGCTGGCGGAGGGCCGCTTCGACATCTCGCGCTGGGACGCCGCGCACCAGAAGCACACCTCGCTGTTCAAGCCGGTCATCGCCGCGGTGAACGGCCTGTGCCTCGGCGGCGGCTTCGAGATCATGCTGTCCACCGACATCAGGATCGCGGCCGACACGGCGCAGTTCGGCCTCCCCGAGAGCGGCGTCGGCGTCGTGCCGGCCGGCGGTACGCTCACCAGGCTCACCCGCCAGATCCCGTACGCGTGGGCGATGGAACTGATGCTCCAGGGCGACCGCGTCACGGCCGAGCAGGCGCTGCGCTACGGGCTGCTCAACGAGGTGGTCCCCGCCGCCGACCTCCTCGACGCGGCCCTGCACCGCGCCCATCGGCTCGCCACGCGCAGCGGCACCGCCCTGCGGACCATCAAGGAGGCCGTGCTCCGCCTCGGCGACCTCCCGCAGGACCAGGCTTTCCACAGCGAGGCCCTCTACGGGCAGAAGGCCTTCACCTCACCGGACGCCCGTGAGGGGCTGAGCGCGTTCACCGAACGCCGCGAGCCCGACTTCCCCTCCCGCCCCCGACCATGA
- a CDS encoding CaiB/BaiF CoA transferase family protein, with protein sequence MTFNDAGPFAGMLPGGLSEGALRGVVVLDITRVVAGPFCSMLLADLGATVIKIENPKEPDYARDFPPKLTADSGEEFSGFFAQFNRNKFGLTIDLSTDGGKELLKKLVRRADVLVENFRPGTMDKLGVGYDVLRQENPRLVYTAISGYGQNGPYRRRPAYDNSAQATGGLWSMNGFPDRPPARVGTIIGDLSATLYAVIGTLAALRHAEKTGQGQMVDISQQDSVLSLTENAVVSYTVDGKVPGPLGNEHPFVKPYELYPCKDGFVFFGGYTDKFWRLSCQLFGQPELADDPEIDTMAKRFTPEVYERRVRPLLHRWFEDRTKTELEEIVGDAVPLSAIKDIAEVVADPQIAARDMVVDVDYPDFGELRMFGSPVKLGDTPTQPRGLAPRVGEHSDTVLRALADLDEDAIARLRAEGAV encoded by the coding sequence ATGACCTTCAACGACGCCGGGCCCTTCGCGGGCATGCTGCCCGGAGGACTGTCCGAGGGCGCGCTGCGCGGTGTGGTCGTCCTCGACATCACACGGGTGGTGGCGGGGCCGTTCTGCTCGATGCTGCTGGCGGATCTCGGCGCGACCGTGATCAAGATCGAGAACCCGAAGGAGCCGGACTACGCCCGGGACTTCCCGCCCAAGCTCACGGCGGACTCCGGCGAGGAGTTCAGCGGGTTCTTCGCGCAGTTCAACCGGAACAAGTTCGGCCTGACCATCGATCTGTCGACCGACGGGGGCAAGGAGCTCCTCAAGAAGCTGGTGCGGCGCGCCGACGTCCTCGTGGAGAACTTCCGGCCGGGCACCATGGACAAGCTCGGCGTCGGCTACGACGTCCTGCGCCAGGAGAACCCGCGCCTGGTCTACACGGCGATCTCCGGCTACGGGCAGAACGGCCCGTACCGGCGCCGGCCCGCCTACGACAACAGCGCGCAGGCAACCGGCGGCCTGTGGTCGATGAACGGCTTCCCCGACCGGCCGCCGGCCCGGGTCGGCACCATCATCGGCGACCTCTCCGCGACGCTGTACGCGGTCATCGGCACCCTGGCGGCCCTGCGGCACGCGGAGAAGACGGGCCAGGGGCAGATGGTCGACATCTCCCAGCAGGACTCGGTGCTCAGCCTCACCGAGAACGCGGTCGTGTCCTACACGGTCGACGGCAAGGTCCCCGGCCCCCTGGGCAACGAGCACCCGTTCGTCAAGCCCTACGAGCTGTACCCGTGCAAGGACGGATTCGTCTTCTTCGGCGGCTACACCGACAAGTTCTGGCGGCTGTCCTGTCAGCTGTTCGGACAGCCCGAACTCGCCGACGACCCCGAGATCGACACCATGGCCAAGCGGTTCACGCCCGAGGTGTACGAACGCCGGGTCCGGCCGCTGCTGCACCGGTGGTTCGAGGACAGGACGAAGACCGAGCTTGAGGAGATCGTCGGGGACGCCGTACCGCTGAGCGCGATCAAGGACATCGCCGAGGTCGTCGCGGACCCGCAGATCGCCGCGCGCGACATGGTCGTCGACGTCGACTATCCCGACTTCGGCGAGCTGCGGATGTTCGGATCACCGGTCAAGCTCGGGGACACGCCCACCCAGCCGCGGGGACTCGCGCCGAGGGTCGGCGAACACTCGGACACCGTCCTGCGGGCACTCGCCGACCTCGACGAGGACGCGATCGCACGGCTGCGGGCAGAGGGAGCCGTCTGA
- a CDS encoding hydantoinase B/oxoprolinase family protein: MSGTPHNLPDGFDPVTLEVIRMRLDSIVEEMGIAMIRSSGSPVITEAGDFNTALFDPTGRIYAYSDYVQFHIGSGSVAVRNLVEAIEGEQLSPGDAFISNDPHTAGASHPPDTNVISPIFHGDELIGWAQSQAHLIDVGGMTPGGFAPGAHDCYAEALRLPPGVKIFERGEPVEWVRRILLNNVRVPALFWNDVRSLVASNNTGIRRLLATTEEFGLDRFRDYTKLSFELAEQVVRDRVREIPDGTYAAEEWTEHNGHVDELYRVACTMTKRDDQVTFDFTGSSEQTDGFVNCSYGALVGSVASAIVPILAWDVPFNEGVMTAFDIVAEPGSIVNPRPPAPISNGHLTTGARVSRVITKLMNEACRTSGDDVIRDRTQGVWGDSWTGGISAGTTDDGEYFVLFNMDGGGMGAGAQPESDGLDCAGMMTQVNNMLPDVEMNEMLYPVLYLWKQLNVESAGHGAHRGGLGLRFAWTLHGAQEVTQTVFAPNAQVTADGFGGGLPGGGSGHEVWRRSNVADLLTEGRVPDPGTLDSAERELLAINQQSVSIRDGDVLVQWIAGGGGYGDPLLRDPELVAADVRDGYVTEGTARRTYGVVVTDGAADESATTRARAALREERLGGSPERPVPADSPARASAPQRDADGWHVPASGARLGTGDDWHDLAHKVTHVAADRLAEHGVRVRPRTDGWKIVIDEFYSPSCGTLLDARVRVDTGES, encoded by the coding sequence ATGAGTGGCACCCCGCACAACCTGCCCGACGGCTTCGACCCCGTGACCCTCGAAGTGATCCGCATGCGCCTGGACTCCATCGTGGAGGAGATGGGCATCGCGATGATCCGCTCGTCGGGCTCGCCGGTCATCACCGAGGCCGGCGACTTCAACACCGCGCTGTTCGACCCCACCGGCCGCATCTACGCCTACTCCGACTACGTCCAGTTCCACATCGGCTCCGGCAGCGTCGCCGTACGGAACCTGGTGGAGGCGATCGAGGGGGAGCAGCTGTCGCCCGGTGACGCGTTCATCAGCAACGACCCGCACACCGCCGGCGCCAGCCACCCGCCGGACACCAACGTCATCTCGCCGATCTTCCACGGCGACGAGCTGATCGGCTGGGCACAGTCGCAGGCGCACCTCATCGACGTCGGTGGCATGACCCCCGGCGGCTTCGCGCCCGGCGCCCACGACTGCTACGCCGAGGCGCTGCGGCTCCCGCCGGGCGTGAAGATCTTCGAGCGCGGCGAACCCGTCGAGTGGGTCCGCCGCATCCTCCTCAACAACGTCCGCGTACCCGCCCTGTTCTGGAACGACGTGCGCTCCCTCGTCGCCAGCAACAACACCGGCATCCGGCGGCTGCTGGCCACGACGGAGGAGTTCGGCCTCGACCGGTTCCGGGACTACACGAAGCTGTCCTTCGAGCTGGCCGAGCAGGTCGTGCGCGACCGCGTCCGCGAGATCCCCGACGGCACCTACGCCGCCGAGGAGTGGACGGAGCACAACGGACACGTCGACGAGCTCTACCGCGTCGCCTGCACGATGACCAAGCGCGACGACCAGGTGACCTTCGACTTCACCGGCTCCAGCGAGCAGACCGACGGCTTCGTCAACTGCAGCTACGGTGCGCTCGTCGGCAGTGTCGCCAGCGCCATCGTGCCGATCCTCGCGTGGGACGTCCCCTTCAACGAAGGGGTCATGACCGCGTTCGACATCGTCGCCGAGCCCGGTTCGATCGTGAATCCGCGCCCTCCGGCGCCGATCAGCAACGGGCACCTGACGACCGGCGCCCGGGTCAGCCGCGTCATCACGAAACTGATGAACGAGGCGTGCCGCACCAGCGGTGACGACGTCATCCGCGACCGCACCCAGGGTGTCTGGGGCGACTCGTGGACGGGCGGCATCTCCGCGGGCACCACCGACGACGGCGAGTACTTCGTGCTGTTCAACATGGACGGCGGAGGCATGGGCGCCGGTGCCCAGCCGGAGAGCGACGGGCTCGACTGCGCGGGCATGATGACCCAGGTCAACAACATGCTGCCGGACGTCGAGATGAACGAGATGCTCTACCCGGTGCTCTACCTGTGGAAGCAGCTCAACGTCGAGAGCGCCGGACACGGCGCCCACCGCGGCGGCCTCGGCCTGCGCTTCGCGTGGACCCTGCACGGGGCACAGGAGGTCACCCAGACCGTGTTCGCCCCCAACGCCCAGGTGACCGCCGACGGCTTCGGCGGGGGACTGCCCGGCGGCGGCAGCGGCCACGAGGTCTGGCGCCGCAGCAACGTCGCCGACCTCCTCACCGAGGGCCGGGTGCCCGACCCCGGCACCCTGGACAGCGCGGAGCGCGAGCTGCTCGCCATCAACCAGCAGTCCGTCAGCATCCGCGACGGCGACGTGCTGGTGCAGTGGATCGCCGGCGGAGGCGGCTACGGCGACCCTCTGCTCCGCGACCCGGAGCTCGTCGCCGCCGACGTCCGGGACGGATACGTGACCGAGGGGACCGCGCGGCGCACCTATGGCGTGGTCGTCACCGACGGGGCCGCCGACGAGTCGGCCACCACGCGGGCGCGCGCCGCGCTGCGCGAGGAACGCCTCGGCGGCAGCCCCGAGCGGCCCGTTCCGGCGGACTCCCCGGCCCGGGCCTCCGCACCACAGCGCGACGCCGACGGCTGGCACGTGCCGGCCAGCGGTGCCCGCCTGGGTACGGGCGACGACTGGCACGACCTCGCACACAAGGTCACCCATGTCGCGGCCGACCGGCTCGCCGAGCACGGAGTGCGCGTCCGCCCCCGCACCGACGGCTGGAAGATCGTCATCGACGAGTTCTACAGTCCCTCGTGCGGCACCCTCCTCGATGCCCGTGTCCGGGTGGACACCGGCGAGAGCTGA
- a CDS encoding hydantoinase/oxoprolinase family protein: protein MTLHVGIDVGGTFTDAVAVVDGVAVRGKAFSTKDVTTGILGALAVLQERAGMTEAAFFAAVDRFVLGNTIVTNAVDEQKFAPVGLLTTQGFRDTLRIARSARTDERDPHKMAAPPDIVERRRIIEVAERVDAHGTVLAPLTDEAIAGAVDAVLAAGAQAIAVCLLWSFRNPVHEKAIGEYLDAHHPDVPYTLSSRLTPVYREYERMVTTALDAAVKPIVASHFHQLADELRGRGLRARVQIMQVHGGFLSVEETSKAPIQMFNSGPVGGVTGARLLGRQLGRRRVLTADMGGTSLDAAAIIDDEFRLLPRAEIGGLPTSLTAVDIETIGAGGGSLAWVDGRNLLRVGPHSAGSTPGPACYGKGGTRPAVTDAALVLGLINPHYYLGGTVPLYEDQARAALREHVAEPLGITEDAAAEGVYRLATSQMSNALRKITVNRGHDPREFTLVGFGGACGLFAAAIAAEAGVREVVVPRNAAVFSAHGLMHADSVFSAVRTSPWTMDQPAADLDKEFTALEERAQAWFEAEGIPEDRRELFREADVKFMGQIFEVTTRLPAGTFGEADKAALRTQFIADYEEEFGAGTAWAEADILLVNSRVRAIGRSDVQKVERVAGGDERHELSRRKVLEPLTGKRLEIDVHRGFAALGRAEGPCLLEEPDTTVYVPSGATVALTDGGDFLMRLADR from the coding sequence ATGACACTTCATGTGGGCATCGACGTCGGTGGGACCTTTACCGACGCCGTGGCGGTCGTCGACGGGGTCGCCGTACGGGGCAAGGCCTTCTCGACCAAGGACGTGACCACCGGAATCCTGGGCGCGCTGGCGGTGCTCCAGGAACGCGCGGGGATGACCGAGGCCGCCTTCTTCGCCGCCGTGGACCGCTTCGTGCTCGGCAACACCATCGTCACCAACGCGGTGGACGAACAGAAGTTCGCCCCCGTGGGACTGCTGACCACCCAGGGCTTCCGCGACACGCTGCGCATCGCCCGGTCGGCCCGTACCGACGAGCGCGACCCGCACAAGATGGCGGCGCCGCCGGACATCGTGGAGCGCCGCCGCATCATCGAGGTCGCTGAGCGGGTCGACGCGCACGGCACGGTGCTGGCGCCGCTCACCGACGAGGCGATCGCCGGCGCGGTCGACGCGGTGCTGGCGGCCGGCGCGCAGGCGATCGCCGTCTGTCTGCTCTGGTCGTTCCGCAACCCGGTGCACGAGAAGGCGATCGGGGAGTACCTGGACGCACACCACCCGGACGTCCCGTACACGCTCTCCAGCCGTCTCACTCCCGTGTACCGCGAGTACGAGCGCATGGTCACCACCGCGCTGGACGCCGCCGTCAAGCCGATCGTGGCGTCCCACTTCCACCAGCTCGCCGACGAGCTGCGCGGCCGGGGGCTGCGGGCACGGGTGCAGATCATGCAGGTGCACGGGGGATTCCTGTCGGTCGAGGAGACCAGCAAGGCCCCGATCCAGATGTTCAACTCCGGCCCGGTCGGCGGTGTCACCGGGGCCCGGCTGCTGGGCCGGCAGCTCGGCCGCCGACGCGTGCTGACCGCCGACATGGGCGGCACCAGCCTCGACGCGGCAGCGATCATCGACGACGAGTTCCGGCTGCTGCCGCGGGCCGAGATCGGCGGCCTGCCCACCAGCCTGACCGCCGTGGACATCGAGACCATCGGCGCCGGCGGCGGCAGCCTCGCCTGGGTCGACGGCCGCAACCTGCTGAGGGTCGGCCCGCACAGCGCGGGCTCCACCCCGGGCCCCGCCTGCTACGGCAAGGGCGGCACCCGCCCGGCCGTCACCGACGCGGCGCTGGTGCTCGGGCTCATCAACCCGCACTACTACCTCGGCGGCACCGTCCCCCTCTACGAGGACCAGGCCCGCGCCGCCCTGCGCGAGCACGTGGCCGAACCGCTGGGCATCACCGAGGACGCCGCGGCCGAAGGCGTCTACCGGCTGGCGACGTCGCAGATGTCCAACGCGCTGCGCAAGATCACGGTGAACCGGGGACACGATCCGCGCGAGTTCACCCTCGTCGGCTTCGGTGGCGCGTGCGGTCTGTTCGCCGCCGCCATCGCCGCCGAGGCGGGCGTGCGCGAAGTGGTCGTCCCGCGCAACGCCGCCGTGTTCTCCGCGCACGGCCTCATGCACGCCGACTCCGTGTTCTCCGCCGTACGCACGAGCCCCTGGACGATGGATCAGCCCGCCGCCGACCTGGACAAGGAGTTCACCGCCCTGGAGGAGCGTGCCCAGGCCTGGTTCGAGGCCGAGGGCATCCCCGAGGACCGGCGTGAACTCTTCCGCGAGGCCGACGTCAAGTTCATGGGCCAGATCTTCGAAGTCACCACCCGGCTGCCCGCGGGCACCTTCGGCGAAGCGGACAAGGCCGCGCTGCGGACGCAGTTCATCGCCGACTACGAGGAGGAGTTCGGCGCCGGAACCGCCTGGGCCGAGGCGGACATCCTGCTGGTCAACTCACGGGTACGGGCGATCGGGCGCAGCGACGTGCAGAAGGTCGAACGGGTCGCGGGCGGCGACGAGCGGCACGAGCTCAGCCGCCGCAAGGTCCTGGAGCCGCTCACCGGCAAGCGGCTGGAGATCGACGTGCACCGCGGATTCGCGGCCCTCGGCCGGGCCGAAGGGCCCTGCCTCCTGGAGGAGCCGGACACCACGGTGTACGTGCCGAGCGGTGCCACCGTCGCACTCACCGACGGCGGCGACTTCCTGATGCGCCTCGCCGACCGCTGA